In Pseudonocardia sp. C8, one genomic interval encodes:
- a CDS encoding GntR family transcriptional regulator, with protein MGGRTLVRGEGTPLWQQLLADLRRRLEAGEFDRALPGEFALAAEYSVSRYTVREALRRMREDGAVVASRGRVARPTVRSEIEQPLDEPYSLYVAVEAAGRTQRSVVRTFEVRADGVIAARMGLEESTPLVHLERLRLADAEPLAVDRVWLPEDLAAPLLDVDFSHTGLYPEYRRRCGIRVDGGNENIRAVVPGRGEQELLGIGDGVAALAIERLGLSGGRPVEWRHTLVRGDRFSVTARFSARTGYRVDLSEPS; from the coding sequence ATGGGTGGGCGGACGCTGGTGCGCGGCGAGGGGACGCCGCTGTGGCAGCAGCTGCTGGCCGACCTGCGCCGCCGCCTCGAGGCCGGCGAGTTCGACCGGGCGCTCCCGGGCGAGTTCGCGCTCGCCGCCGAGTACTCGGTCAGCCGGTACACCGTGCGCGAGGCGCTGCGCCGCATGCGCGAGGACGGCGCCGTGGTCGCCAGCCGCGGCCGGGTCGCCCGTCCGACCGTGCGCTCGGAGATCGAGCAGCCCCTCGACGAGCCGTACTCGCTCTACGTGGCCGTCGAGGCGGCCGGGCGGACCCAGCGCAGCGTCGTGCGGACCTTCGAGGTCCGGGCCGACGGCGTGATCGCCGCCAGGATGGGGCTGGAGGAGTCCACCCCGCTCGTCCACCTGGAACGGCTGCGCCTCGCCGACGCCGAACCGCTCGCCGTCGACCGGGTGTGGCTGCCGGAGGACCTCGCCGCGCCGCTGCTCGACGTCGACTTCTCCCACACCGGTCTGTACCCGGAGTACCGGCGGCGCTGCGGCATCCGGGTCGACGGCGGGAACGAGAACATCCGCGCGGTCGTCCCCGGCCGTGGGGAGCAGGAACTGCTCGGCATCGGCGACGGCGTCGCGGCGCTGGCGATCGAACGGCTCGGGCTGTCCGGCGGCCGCCCCGTCGAGTGGCGGCACACGCTGGTGCGCGGCGACCGGTTCTCGGTCACCGCCCGGTTCTCCGCGCGGACCGGGTACCGGGTCGACCTCTCGGAACCGTCCTGA
- a CDS encoding VOC family protein, with translation MPVQRLNHAVLYVRDVARSVDFYAEVLGFRTVAEIPGGRGAFLQAPGSSNDHDLALFGIGDRAGASQAGRATVGLYHLAWEVDTLGELDRIRGALQDAGALVGASDHGSTKALYAHDPDGLEFEVCWLVPAALLGADTGMRTDPLDLPAEIARYGADTPGGVGVSVPG, from the coding sequence ATGCCGGTCCAGCGGCTCAACCACGCGGTCCTCTACGTCCGCGACGTCGCCCGCAGCGTCGACTTCTACGCCGAGGTCCTCGGCTTCCGGACCGTCGCCGAGATCCCCGGCGGCCGGGGCGCGTTCCTGCAGGCGCCCGGTTCGTCGAACGACCACGACCTCGCGCTGTTCGGGATCGGCGACCGCGCGGGTGCCTCGCAGGCCGGCCGGGCGACCGTCGGGCTCTACCACCTGGCCTGGGAGGTCGACACGCTCGGCGAGCTCGACCGGATCCGCGGTGCCCTGCAGGACGCCGGCGCGCTCGTCGGCGCCTCCGACCACGGCTCCACCAAGGCGCTCTACGCCCACGACCCGGACGGCCTGGAGTTCGAGGTGTGCTGGCTGGTCCCGGCCGCGCTGCTCGGCGCGGACACCGGGATGCGGACCGACCCGCTCGACCTGCCGGCCGAGATCGCCCGCTACGGCGCCGACACCCCCGGCGGTGTCGGCGTCTCCGTCCCGGGCTGA
- a CDS encoding Lrp/AsnC family transcriptional regulator — MDGIDATDRRLLDLLRVDGRAGWAELGERVGLSASAVRRRVDRLTARGVITGFTVQVSPDAAPEPGVEAYVELFCRGTVAPAELQRMLSAIPEVVTAGTVTGEADALVLLRSRDVRSLEDALERLRRAGGVDHTRSAVVLTWLVTR, encoded by the coding sequence GTGGACGGGATCGACGCGACCGACCGGCGCCTGCTGGACCTGCTGCGGGTGGACGGGCGGGCCGGCTGGGCCGAGCTCGGCGAGCGCGTCGGGCTGTCGGCCTCGGCCGTGCGCCGCCGGGTGGACCGCCTCACCGCCCGGGGCGTGATCACCGGGTTCACCGTGCAGGTGAGCCCGGACGCCGCGCCGGAGCCGGGCGTCGAGGCCTACGTCGAGCTGTTCTGCCGCGGCACGGTCGCGCCCGCCGAGCTGCAGCGGATGCTGTCCGCGATCCCCGAGGTCGTGACCGCCGGGACGGTCACCGGCGAGGCCGACGCCCTGGTCCTGCTGCGCTCGCGGGACGTCCGCTCGCTGGAGGACGCCCTGGAGCGGCTGCGGCGGGCGGGCGGGGTCGACCACACGCGCTCGGCCGTCGTCCTCACCTGGCTGGTCACGCGGTGA
- the ddaH gene encoding dimethylargininase, with protein MTRTLVSGSTGHDPATYSRAPQVLMCRPTHFTVRYRINPWMWPEQRTDTPLALRQWENLYAAYRDLGFDVRLIDPLPGLPDMVYAANGGTVVDGVALTARFRYVQRAAEGPAYAAWFRRAGFDVHEAEAVNEGEGDLLLVGDTIYAGTGFRTDPHAHAEAERVLGREVVSLRLVDPRYYHLDTAFAVLDPAGGPGSVAYLPAAFDDASQEILRFRFPDAVIVSEHDAAVLGLNCFSDGHTVVHAPQAEKFAADLAERGYGTVAVDTSELRRGGGGIKCCTLELRETP; from the coding sequence ATGACACGCACACTCGTGAGTGGTTCGACGGGCCATGACCCTGCCACGTACTCACGGGCACCGCAGGTGCTCATGTGCCGCCCCACGCACTTCACGGTCCGCTACCGCATCAACCCGTGGATGTGGCCCGAGCAGCGCACCGACACCCCGCTCGCGCTGCGCCAGTGGGAGAATCTGTACGCCGCCTACCGCGACCTCGGGTTCGACGTCCGGCTGATCGACCCGCTCCCCGGACTGCCGGACATGGTCTACGCCGCCAACGGTGGGACCGTCGTCGACGGCGTCGCCCTCACCGCGCGCTTCCGCTACGTGCAGCGGGCCGCCGAGGGGCCCGCCTACGCCGCGTGGTTCCGGCGCGCCGGGTTCGACGTCCACGAGGCGGAGGCGGTCAACGAGGGCGAGGGCGACCTGCTGCTCGTCGGCGACACGATCTACGCGGGCACCGGCTTCCGCACCGACCCGCACGCGCACGCCGAGGCGGAGCGGGTGCTCGGCCGTGAGGTCGTGTCGCTGCGGCTCGTCGACCCGCGCTACTACCACCTGGACACCGCGTTCGCCGTCCTCGACCCGGCAGGCGGGCCGGGCTCGGTGGCCTACCTGCCGGCCGCGTTCGACGACGCCTCCCAGGAGATCCTGCGGTTCCGCTTCCCGGACGCCGTGATCGTCTCCGAGCACGACGCGGCCGTGCTCGGCCTCAACTGCTTCTCCGACGGCCACACGGTCGTCCACGCGCCGCAGGCCGAGAAGTTCGCCGCGGACCTCGCCGAGCGCGGCTACGGCACGGTCGCGGTGGACACCTCCGAGCTCCGCCGCGGCGGCGGCGGGATCAAGTGCTGCACCCTCGAGCTGCGGGAGACGCCGTGA